In Saccharolobus solfataricus, a genomic segment contains:
- a CDS encoding ATP-binding protein, translating to MEELVKKLGDKLNEAEADAKKFGKLIGRITRFESVSLKDNELIGVDIAFEDYLNSDVKKGQYLAIRSITRPVTILGQVRAITRADALSKLGIRELSYPKDPTTIITTTYVELKPIAEIENGKIRPPVSPVDPQSPVFIPNHDLIEKILNIPSRGITIGKIFSGGEETDASVRLDEYTLRHHTLILGTTGSGKTTLLKSMISSEEIDKGTFIFDRQGDFINYLIEKRRGFAVIMPVVEEASRSISLKDHAEKFANWYDCDNILDVKEDGVLEECNGSEVFLIPYSINFYSVLKNFNKITPYFTPKASMYWEAIVNNMFEIIGYDLYELADKKQTFYEDQLSDFLRDRLTPGSLLGKISGFYDLKMVSGSKSKQFSSYDGSKKMLTINMGKAFEEAMKRLDVPYQTKEAILRTLKAYDSYGIFTVPGTVDFKPKDVFSSYSDVVVDLSWVMNRSASIEAVATIAYKLLEDFFNWKDELYKMKETTKLTLVIMDEAHEYFPQTDQENVSKDIVEGLINRIMRLGRVRNIGVVLATHVPEDLNPLVLQLTNTKVVMRNESHVLRRLGLEEYEDFLRHATPGLAIVYSIYFSEVPIKTIQR from the coding sequence GTGGAAGAGTTAGTAAAGAAGTTAGGGGATAAACTAAACGAAGCTGAAGCAGATGCGAAAAAATTCGGTAAACTAATTGGTAGAATAACTAGATTTGAGAGTGTTAGCCTTAAGGATAATGAGTTGATTGGTGTTGATATAGCGTTTGAGGATTATCTAAACTCCGATGTAAAGAAAGGTCAATATTTAGCCATTAGAAGTATAACTAGGCCAGTTACAATTTTAGGACAAGTTCGTGCCATAACAAGGGCTGATGCCCTATCTAAGTTAGGAATTAGGGAATTGAGCTATCCTAAGGATCCAACAACCATTATTACCACAACTTATGTGGAGCTAAAGCCAATTGCTGAGATTGAGAACGGAAAAATAAGACCACCAGTTTCTCCAGTTGATCCTCAAAGTCCAGTCTTCATTCCAAACCACGATTTAATAGAAAAGATCTTGAATATTCCAAGTAGGGGCATAACTATAGGCAAAATATTTTCAGGAGGAGAGGAGACTGATGCTAGCGTTAGACTTGACGAATATACGCTAAGGCATCATACGTTAATTTTAGGCACAACTGGGTCTGGAAAAACTACTTTGTTAAAAAGTATGATAAGCAGTGAGGAAATCGATAAGGGTACTTTCATTTTCGATAGGCAAGGGGATTTCATTAACTACTTAATTGAAAAGAGAAGGGGATTTGCGGTAATTATGCCAGTAGTTGAGGAGGCTTCAAGATCGATATCGCTAAAGGATCACGCCGAAAAATTCGCCAATTGGTATGATTGTGATAATATACTAGACGTTAAAGAGGATGGAGTTTTAGAGGAATGTAATGGATCAGAGGTATTCCTCATACCCTATTCAATAAACTTCTATTCTGTTCTAAAAAATTTCAATAAGATTACTCCGTATTTCACTCCAAAGGCTTCAATGTATTGGGAGGCCATTGTGAATAACATGTTTGAAATAATTGGATATGACCTTTATGAGCTAGCTGATAAGAAACAGACCTTTTACGAAGATCAGCTAAGCGATTTCCTACGAGATAGACTAACCCCGGGATCCCTACTTGGAAAGATCAGCGGGTTTTACGATTTGAAGATGGTCTCTGGATCTAAATCTAAACAATTTTCCTCTTATGATGGGAGTAAAAAGATGTTGACCATTAATATGGGGAAGGCTTTCGAAGAGGCTATGAAACGCCTTGATGTTCCCTACCAGACTAAAGAGGCCATTTTAAGAACCTTAAAGGCTTATGATAGTTACGGTATTTTCACCGTGCCCGGTACTGTGGACTTTAAGCCTAAAGACGTTTTTTCGTCATATAGTGATGTAGTAGTGGATTTAAGTTGGGTTATGAATAGATCAGCGTCAATAGAGGCAGTTGCCACTATAGCGTATAAGCTTCTAGAGGATTTCTTCAACTGGAAGGATGAACTATATAAGATGAAGGAGACGACTAAGTTAACTTTGGTAATAATGGATGAAGCCCACGAGTACTTCCCGCAGACTGATCAAGAGAATGTATCAAAGGACATTGTAGAGGGGTTAATAAATAGGATAATGAGGCTAGGTAGGGTTAGGAACATAGGGGTAGTTTTAGCCACTCATGTCCCCGAGGACTTAAATCCCTTGGTTCTTCAACTTACCAATACTAAAGTCGTTATGAGAAATGAGAGTCATGTACTGAGGAGATTAGGGTTGGAGGAATATGAGGATTTTCTAAGGCATGCAACACCGGGATTGGCCATAGTGTATTCCATATATTTCAGTGAGGTTCCCATAAAGACTATTCAGAGGTGA
- a CDS encoding McrB family protein, with protein sequence MYGDWLVVRDKFKKLLDSQDSAQTFLDYIEKGNFVPCFFIGEKSHWVESIKYSFYGELGYTLWGASAENRSNISSILNRYDEIYFGEDKKRKDKKNDTENKNKIEIKNDKILVALLRTKELGIIGFGVVTDITKDAMRNFKGWKEGDKVWIVRFRIKIFWLHESIRKNYNDSNKWVGEDYKLEGVNNQSNQCYTEDNNDAVKAFQQFILSKKEEIRSTLEFYSKFRFSTQKEYLSEEVVCNKNAQIDLNGFYIPQDSVNIILKALQTTNVLLAGPPGTGKTSLAIRTVRALTGNNDNCYEVATANSLWFRRNLIGGESIREGSVMWKSGLFIEAYVNAARIKDGNYYVVIDELNRADVDKAFGELMTIFSTPYPSEWSIPNALIEEIKSYGDNIDNVTKSFLEIYEKLKRESRENEPLKRIRIIATINLVDARNLFYVGDALARRFVIIYFDYPKETEDLDEFLKTYASFSEDFKNKVKDLVKYLRVNLNEKEDKVIKFNISPASLKTALDIYSRLDDNNSDIYKFVEVLRSTIGTLNPDNINKFNRLIEKWKKEKGGQ encoded by the coding sequence GTGTATGGTGATTGGTTAGTAGTCAGAGACAAGTTCAAAAAATTACTAGACTCTCAAGATAGTGCGCAAACTTTTCTCGATTATATTGAAAAAGGAAATTTTGTTCCTTGCTTCTTTATAGGTGAAAAATCTCATTGGGTAGAATCTATAAAATATTCTTTTTATGGAGAATTAGGATATACTTTATGGGGTGCTTCGGCTGAAAATCGTAGCAATATTAGTAGCATTTTAAACAGGTATGACGAAATCTATTTTGGAGAAGATAAGAAGAGAAAAGATAAGAAAAATGATACAGAGAATAAAAATAAAATAGAAATTAAGAACGATAAAATACTGGTAGCCCTTCTAAGAACAAAAGAGCTAGGCATTATTGGATTCGGAGTAGTAACGGATATCACAAAGGACGCGATGAGGAATTTTAAAGGATGGAAGGAAGGTGACAAAGTCTGGATAGTAAGATTTAGAATAAAAATATTTTGGCTTCACGAAAGCATAAGAAAAAACTATAATGACAGTAATAAATGGGTGGGAGAAGATTATAAGTTAGAAGGGGTTAATAATCAATCAAACCAATGCTATACAGAAGACAATAATGATGCAGTTAAAGCTTTTCAACAATTTATTCTATCGAAGAAAGAGGAAATTAGGTCTACTTTAGAATTTTATTCTAAGTTTCGTTTCAGTACTCAGAAAGAATACCTATCAGAGGAAGTAGTTTGTAATAAAAACGCACAAATAGATCTTAATGGTTTCTATATTCCTCAAGATTCAGTTAACATTATACTGAAAGCTCTACAAACTACTAATGTACTCCTAGCTGGCCCACCTGGTACTGGAAAAACTAGCTTAGCTATAAGGACTGTGAGAGCTTTAACTGGTAATAATGATAACTGTTATGAAGTAGCTACTGCCAATTCACTTTGGTTTAGAAGGAATTTGATAGGAGGAGAAAGTATAAGAGAGGGATCTGTAATGTGGAAGAGCGGGCTTTTCATTGAAGCTTACGTAAATGCTGCAAGAATAAAGGATGGGAACTATTACGTCGTAATTGATGAATTGAATAGGGCTGACGTTGATAAGGCATTTGGAGAATTAATGACAATATTTTCTACTCCATATCCTAGCGAATGGTCAATTCCCAATGCTCTAATAGAGGAAATTAAGAGTTATGGAGATAATATAGATAATGTAACCAAGAGTTTCTTAGAAATATATGAGAAGTTAAAGAGGGAGAGTAGAGAGAATGAACCATTAAAAAGAATACGAATTATTGCTACAATAAACTTAGTCGATGCTAGAAATCTGTTTTATGTTGGAGATGCGCTGGCAAGAAGGTTCGTGATAATTTACTTTGATTATCCGAAAGAAACCGAAGATTTAGATGAATTTCTTAAAACTTACGCTTCTTTTAGTGAGGACTTTAAGAATAAAGTTAAGGATCTTGTAAAATATCTTAGAGTTAATCTAAATGAAAAAGAAGATAAGGTAATAAAGTTTAATATCTCACCGGCTAGCTTAAAGACAGCGCTGGATATATATTCCCGTCTTGATGACAACAATTCTGATATATATAAGTTCGTTGAAGTTTTAAGATCCACTATAGGGACACTAAATCCAGATAATATAAATAAATTTAATAGATTAATAGAAAAATGGAAAAAAGAAAAAGGAGGACAATAA